From Camelus dromedarius isolate mCamDro1 chromosome 12, mCamDro1.pat, whole genome shotgun sequence, the proteins below share one genomic window:
- the LOC105100419 gene encoding caspase-13, whose translation MAEHKHKKNPLKFLESAGKEFLTGFVEDFMEKNDVKLEEAEKKKIHDLKFLVDSIRQRRHEAGQILLQTFLNTDKNATSVEAPAEIEAGPDESEEATLKLCPHEEFLKLYKERAGEIYPIKERKDRTRLALIICNTEFEHLPVRDGAALDITGMKGLLEGLGYSVDVEERLTAKDMESVLRRFAARPEHKSSDSMFLVLMSHGILDGICGKTHSDEKPDVLPYDTIFRIFNNRNCLSLKDKPKVIIVQACRGANRGELWVSDAPPARLADSSSEPPDNLEEDAVYKTHVEKDFIAFCSSTPHNVSWRDITKGSLFITQLITCFQKYAWRCHLEEVFRKVQQSFEKPNVKAQMPTIERLSMTRYFYLFPGN comes from the exons ATGGCTG aacacaaacacaaaaaaaatcCACTGAAGTTTCTGGAGTCGGCGGGCAAAGAGTTCCTCACTGGCTTCGTAGAGGACTTCATGGaaaaaaatgatgtgaaattGGAGGAAGCGGAGAAGAAAAAGATTCACGATTTAAAATTCTTGGTGGATTCTATACGACAGAGACGCCATGAGGCAGGTCAAATCTTACTCCAAACCTTCCTTAACACAGACAAAAATGCCACCAGTGTAGAAG CTCCTGCAGAAATTGAGGCTGGACCGGATGAGTCAGAAGAAGCTACCCTGAAGCTTTGCCCTCATGAGGAATTCCTGAAACTGTACAAAGAAAGGGCTGGAGAG ATCTATCCAATAAAGGAGAGGAAGGATCGAACTCGTCTGGCTCTCATTATATGCAATACAGAGTTTGAGCATCTTCCTGTCAGGGACGGGGCTGCCCTTGACATCACAGGAATGAAGGGGCTGCTTGAGGGCCTTGGCTACAGTGTGGATGTGGAAGAGAGGCTCACCGCCAAG gacatggaatcaGTGCTGCGGAGGTTTGCTGCCCGCCCAGAGCACAAGTCTTCAGACAGCATGTTCTTGGTGCTCATGTCTCACGGCATCCTGGATGGCATCTGCGGAAAGACGCACAGTGATGAGAAACCAGATGTGCTGCCTTACGATACCATCTTCCGCATCTTCAACAACCGCAACTGCCTCAGTCTGAAGGACAAACCCAAGGTCATCAttgtccaggcctgcagaggtg CAAATCGGGGAGAATTGTGGGTCAGTGACGCCCCTCCAGCACGCTTGGCAGACAGCTCTTCAGAGCCTCCTGACAACCTGGAGGAAGATGCCGTTTACAAGACGCATGTGGAGAAGGACTTCATTGCTTTCTGCTCCTCCACCCCAC ATAATGTATCCTGGAGAGATATCACAAAGGGCTCTCTCTTCATTACACAACTCATCACATGCTTCCAAAAATACGCTTGGCGCTGTCACCTAGAGGAAGTATTCAGGAAG
- the CASP1 gene encoding caspase-1 isoform X1 gives MADKVLKEKRRLFVRSVGAGTMNGLLDALLEKKVLSQEEMEKVRDENPTVMDKARALMDAVIRKGPRACQVCVNHICEDDAHLADVLQLLPDSHSGNIPTPLRPQPVVRSFPGPQAVQDNPVRFASSGPEGSLKLCPAETAEKIWNEKSAEIYPIMERSVRTRLALIICNTEFDSLPRRDGAHVDIRDMKTLLEGLGYSVDVKENLTALDMRKELKVFAARPEHRTSDSTFLVLMSHGIRGGICGKKYSEEVPDVLDVNTIFQTLNTMNCPSLKDKPKVIIIQACRGDREGVVWLKDSAEASGQSNLLDPKDFEEDAIKKAHVEKDFIAFCSSTPDNVSWRHPMLGSLFIIKLIKILQEHAWSCDLEEIFRKVRFSFELPDGKAQMPTTERVTLTRCFYLFPGY, from the exons ATGGCTg ACAAGGTcctgaaggagaagaggaggctgtTTGTCCGCTCCGTGGGCGCGGGCACCATGAATGGCTTGCTGGATGCGCTGCTGGAGAAGAAAGTGCTGAGCCAGGAGGAGATGGAAAAAGTCAGAGACGAAAACCCTACCGTTATGGACAAGGCCCGAGCTCTCATGGATGCGGTCATTCGCAAGGGGCCCCGGGCCTGCCAGGTCTGTGTCAATCACATTTGTGAGGACGACGCCCACCTCGCAGACGTGCTGCAGCTCCTCCCAG ATTCCCATTCTGGAAACATTCCTACTCCACTAAGACCTCAACCAGTGGTTCGTTCTTTCCCAG GGCCTCAGGCAGTACAGGACAACCCGGTTAGGTTTGCATCTTCAGGACCAGAAGGGAGCCTCAAGCTTTGCCCCGCGGAAACAGCCGAGAAGATATGGAACGAGAAGTCAGCGGAG ATTTACCCAATAATGGAAAGGTCGGTCCGCACACGTCTTGCCCTCATCATCTGCAACACAGAGTTTGACAGTCTTCCCAGGAGAGATGGAGCTCATGTTGATATCAGAGACATGAAGACGCTCCTGGAAGGCCTGGGGTACAGCGTGGATGTGAAAGAAAATCTCACTGCTTTG GACATGAGGAAAGAGCTGAAAGTGTTTGCTGCCCGCCCAGAACACCGGACCTCTGATAGTACTTTCCTGGTGCTCATGTCTCATGGAATCCGGGGTGGCATTTGTGGGAAGAAATACTCTGAAGAAGTCCCAGATGTATTAGATGTCAACACGATATTCCAAACTTTGAACACCATGAATTGCCCAAGTTTGAAGGACAAGCCTAAGGTGATCATTATCCAGGCCTGCCGCGGTG ATAGGGAAGGGGTGGTGTGGTTAAAAGATTCAGCAGAAGCTTCCGGACAAAGTAACTTACTGGATCCAAAAGATTTTGAGGAGGATGCCATTAAGAAAGCCCATGTGGAGAAGGATTTTATTGCCTTCTGCTCTTCAACACCAG ATAACGTTTCTTGGCGACATCCCATGTTGGGCTCTCTCTTTATTATTAAACTCATCAAAATCCTGCAAGAACACGCCTGGTCCTGCGACCTGGAGGAAATTTTCCGAAAG gtTCGATTCTCATTTGAGCTGCCGGATGGCAAGGCACAGATGCCCACCACTGAAAGAGTGACGTTGACAAGATGTTTCTACCTCTTTCCAGGATATTAA
- the CASP1 gene encoding caspase-1 isoform X2, translated as MNGLLDALLEKKVLSQEEMEKVRDENPTVMDKARALMDAVIRKGPRACQVCVNHICEDDAHLADVLQLLPDSHSGNIPTPLRPQPVVRSFPGPQAVQDNPVRFASSGPEGSLKLCPAETAEKIWNEKSAEIYPIMERSVRTRLALIICNTEFDSLPRRDGAHVDIRDMKTLLEGLGYSVDVKENLTALDMRKELKVFAARPEHRTSDSTFLVLMSHGIRGGICGKKYSEEVPDVLDVNTIFQTLNTMNCPSLKDKPKVIIIQACRGDREGVVWLKDSAEASGQSNLLDPKDFEEDAIKKAHVEKDFIAFCSSTPDNVSWRHPMLGSLFIIKLIKILQEHAWSCDLEEIFRKVRFSFELPDGKAQMPTTERVTLTRCFYLFPGY; from the exons ATGAATGGCTTGCTGGATGCGCTGCTGGAGAAGAAAGTGCTGAGCCAGGAGGAGATGGAAAAAGTCAGAGACGAAAACCCTACCGTTATGGACAAGGCCCGAGCTCTCATGGATGCGGTCATTCGCAAGGGGCCCCGGGCCTGCCAGGTCTGTGTCAATCACATTTGTGAGGACGACGCCCACCTCGCAGACGTGCTGCAGCTCCTCCCAG ATTCCCATTCTGGAAACATTCCTACTCCACTAAGACCTCAACCAGTGGTTCGTTCTTTCCCAG GGCCTCAGGCAGTACAGGACAACCCGGTTAGGTTTGCATCTTCAGGACCAGAAGGGAGCCTCAAGCTTTGCCCCGCGGAAACAGCCGAGAAGATATGGAACGAGAAGTCAGCGGAG ATTTACCCAATAATGGAAAGGTCGGTCCGCACACGTCTTGCCCTCATCATCTGCAACACAGAGTTTGACAGTCTTCCCAGGAGAGATGGAGCTCATGTTGATATCAGAGACATGAAGACGCTCCTGGAAGGCCTGGGGTACAGCGTGGATGTGAAAGAAAATCTCACTGCTTTG GACATGAGGAAAGAGCTGAAAGTGTTTGCTGCCCGCCCAGAACACCGGACCTCTGATAGTACTTTCCTGGTGCTCATGTCTCATGGAATCCGGGGTGGCATTTGTGGGAAGAAATACTCTGAAGAAGTCCCAGATGTATTAGATGTCAACACGATATTCCAAACTTTGAACACCATGAATTGCCCAAGTTTGAAGGACAAGCCTAAGGTGATCATTATCCAGGCCTGCCGCGGTG ATAGGGAAGGGGTGGTGTGGTTAAAAGATTCAGCAGAAGCTTCCGGACAAAGTAACTTACTGGATCCAAAAGATTTTGAGGAGGATGCCATTAAGAAAGCCCATGTGGAGAAGGATTTTATTGCCTTCTGCTCTTCAACACCAG ATAACGTTTCTTGGCGACATCCCATGTTGGGCTCTCTCTTTATTATTAAACTCATCAAAATCCTGCAAGAACACGCCTGGTCCTGCGACCTGGAGGAAATTTTCCGAAAG gtTCGATTCTCATTTGAGCTGCCGGATGGCAAGGCACAGATGCCCACCACTGAAAGAGTGACGTTGACAAGATGTTTCTACCTCTTTCCAGGATATTAA